One genomic segment of Fibrobacter sp. UWB5 includes these proteins:
- a CDS encoding translation initiation factor (involved in start site selection during the initiation of translation), with protein MGIEERSTLVYSTALGGRVKQEKPKAERPQGDGVVRIQLKRLGGGKMASVVTGVPLDEAELKELGRELKQKCGVGGSVKDFVIEIQGDKRNLLKTELEKRGYTVKLAGG; from the coding sequence ATGGGTATTGAGGAACGTTCTACATTGGTTTATTCTACCGCATTGGGGGGCCGTGTCAAGCAGGAAAAGCCCAAGGCGGAGCGTCCGCAGGGCGATGGCGTGGTAAGAATCCAGCTCAAGCGCCTCGGGGGCGGAAAAATGGCCAGTGTAGTGACTGGCGTGCCGCTCGACGAAGCCGAACTCAAGGAATTGGGCCGCGAACTTAAGCAAAAGTGCGGGGTAGGCGGCTCGGTCAAGGATTTTGTGATCGAAATCCAGGGCGACAAGCGAAATTTGCTTAAAACCGAGCTTGAAAAGCGCGGTTATACGGTGAAACTCGCCGGTGGCTAA
- a CDS encoding FecR domain-containing protein: MMVRVSISSKTFLRSMMILAVMPAMVFSATAVGKVRMALGEVDRWKAKQNEWIHIKTGAKVYQSDKVRTGVESEVVFGLPDGSSIMIGENTIVEMEKLFEPNDEGGFETKIDVEKGFLNFAVHKLKNKKSKFIFKTGTATASIRGTEGYIGGEGVFFAGLKTGKLEITPAGSDKPVFIGAGETTFGTDSLVVVKLASSGEARFAKRLSKILADKSKSVKDLQTELQKADSTFQQELREEAQKAAATLPADGFILTTTSPVEICEGGLSVDGSYRTSDENASLILTVGKGFTSENLIRAADGKAHTFSEKIAISDENGLWTADKATLEFKGAGLTNSKTIDLQINKACSEVNTKAPTAAISSYDSLHCVANVSVGDMQNDAAVMAIESDGSQISEETITKNAQKRVKLQNGRHEYVVRVEDQAANKVELTKTMGCYPNKRFTIDVFGKPREILKVPPPPQDIPDRISQTLQFRIRIPENDPEYLSKVTVRFDGKIILQESLTQIHTLDYQIPLMVSRTAKNHVDIEVVHKSGYTARAKKDYEVR; encoded by the coding sequence ATGATGGTCAGAGTTTCCATTTCAAGTAAGACATTTTTACGCTCGATGATGATTCTTGCCGTAATGCCGGCAATGGTATTTTCTGCGACAGCGGTCGGTAAAGTCCGTATGGCCTTGGGTGAAGTGGACCGCTGGAAAGCTAAACAGAACGAATGGATTCACATTAAGACTGGTGCCAAGGTGTATCAGTCCGACAAGGTGCGTACGGGTGTCGAATCCGAAGTCGTGTTCGGACTCCCTGACGGCAGCTCCATTATGATTGGCGAAAACACCATCGTCGAAATGGAAAAACTCTTTGAACCCAACGACGAAGGTGGCTTTGAAACTAAGATCGATGTCGAAAAAGGTTTCTTGAACTTTGCCGTCCATAAACTCAAAAACAAAAAATCCAAGTTTATCTTTAAGACCGGAACCGCAACCGCATCGATTCGCGGTACCGAAGGTTACATTGGCGGCGAAGGCGTGTTCTTTGCTGGCCTTAAGACTGGTAAGCTCGAAATTACGCCCGCAGGCTCTGACAAGCCGGTGTTTATCGGCGCTGGCGAAACCACGTTCGGGACGGATTCCCTGGTGGTCGTAAAACTGGCCTCTTCGGGCGAAGCCCGCTTTGCCAAGCGCTTGAGCAAGATCTTGGCAGACAAATCCAAGTCGGTGAAGGACTTGCAGACTGAATTGCAGAAGGCCGACTCTACCTTCCAGCAGGAACTGCGCGAAGAAGCCCAGAAGGCGGCTGCAACGCTTCCGGCAGATGGATTTATTCTGACCACGACCTCTCCGGTAGAAATCTGCGAAGGCGGTCTTTCGGTCGATGGTTCTTACCGTACCTCTGACGAAAATGCATCGCTGATCTTGACGGTGGGCAAGGGTTTTACTTCCGAAAACTTGATCCGCGCCGCTGACGGCAAGGCTCACACCTTCTCTGAAAAGATTGCCATTAGCGACGAAAACGGCCTCTGGACCGCTGACAAGGCAACGCTTGAATTCAAGGGCGCCGGCCTCACGAATTCCAAGACGATCGACTTGCAGATCAATAAGGCTTGCTCCGAAGTCAATACCAAGGCTCCGACCGCCGCCATTTCGTCTTACGACTCCTTGCACTGCGTTGCAAACGTGTCGGTGGGCGACATGCAGAACGATGCTGCCGTGATGGCCATTGAATCGGACGGTAGCCAGATTTCGGAAGAAACGATTACCAAGAATGCCCAGAAGAGAGTTAAACTCCAGAATGGCCGCCACGAATACGTCGTTCGCGTCGAAGACCAGGCCGCCAACAAGGTCGAACTCACAAAGACCATGGGCTGCTATCCGAACAAGCGATTCACGATTGATGTCTTTGGAAAGCCTCGAGAAATCTTGAAGGTTCCGCCTCCGCCGCAAGATATTCCTGATCGCATTTCGCAAACGCTCCAGTTTAGAATCCGGATTCCTGAAAACGATCCTGAATACTTGAGCAAGGTGACAGTCCGGTTT